From the genome of Sphingobacterium kitahiroshimense, one region includes:
- a CDS encoding RidA family protein, whose product MKNTQKVTRLNPKNVPAPVGNYSHVTIIPKNSNLYTFSGQIGIDNNGSIPSSINEQVAYTFLNIGQLLDSQNLASDDVIKVNIWATEEIDWNFLNAKWEELFGKVYPSMTIAYVKGLGLEELKIEIEIWAAQQ is encoded by the coding sequence ATGAAAAACACGCAAAAAGTAACGAGGTTAAACCCTAAAAATGTTCCGGCACCTGTCGGGAACTATTCACATGTTACAATCATTCCTAAAAATTCCAATCTATATACTTTTTCTGGTCAGATAGGTATTGATAATAATGGATCCATTCCATCTTCTATAAATGAACAGGTGGCATATACATTTCTAAATATAGGCCAGCTTCTAGATAGTCAAAATTTAGCTTCTGATGACGTTATAAAAGTCAACATCTGGGCTACGGAAGAGATTGACTGGAACTTTCTAAATGCAAAATGGGAAGAATTATTCGGGAAAGTCTATCCCTCGATGACCATTGCTTATGTAAAGGGACTAGGACTTGAGGAACTTAAAATTGAAATTGAAATCTGGGCTGCTCAACAATAA